TAGTTAAATTATTGTGTGTGCCCATGCGCTTAGCAGATAAGCGGGAAGCGAGCCCCGGCAATGGGCCGCTGATAAGCAGTGTGGTGTCTGGCTCTTGGGAAACAGGTTCTGTTCCGACCGAAGCTGCGAGTTCCGCGCGAGAGATGACCTTTTTAATAACCCCATTCCCACGCAGACGAACGAGATGGAAATGGTGGTGGGGACGCCTTCGCATCTctcagatacaaagatactaCGTAGGCAGCTACCGTTCTGGGGGCTTTAGTCACCTTTTGGGTACTCAGGTCGAAGCCCAGGAAGGCGCGTTTCAGCTGCTGCGGTCCCATGTTGGCTCTGCTTCCGGTTCGCTTGGATGCCTGCTGTAGTCTGCCAGTTGGATCTTCCTCATGCGGCGCTAGTCTTCCCGATTTCACGGGTTAAATAGCCGGAATTCGTAGCTTTTGTTGATTTGGACGGAATGGTGTGACCGTTGCTTGTTATTGAAAAAATCTCAACTTTAACTGATTTCCATGGCAacgcactggaaaaaattttgaGTCGGAACTATTCATTTATACTATTATGACATTAGCGCATTAATAAGAgatttcattaaagatttaacAGCGCTATAGCGCTATTTCAACTGAATTTGAGTGTTATAGGGCCATTAAAACTCTATTGTTCCCCATTTCTCCGCTCTCACGATCTATCGATAGCTGAATGACGTGCCTATCTTGTAGTAAATAAAGAATACCATTTATAAGAATTGctttactatttttataaaagagaattattatattttttctatttaaattttctcgCCCAGTTTGGCAATATTTAATTGCCCTcttattacaaataaaaaagaaacttgCATGATGTAGAGATGGAAAAACGCCGATGTATACTGccgatatatcgatttttctTCTCGAGTACCATTTCGATAGGgtgatatttataaatatttctcacaTCCCTAGATCAGCCCTGAAAGGAAATTgctaataattgaaaaaattaaaattaatacaagtgTTAAGTAGGTCCGATTGGGAGAACATGGCACTAAACTACGAGGAGATGAGCTGGTCGGGTGAGTTTTCCGCTTTAACCGGCTCCGCAGCATGCGGGCCCACGTCAGTAATCCAATTGGCATGTGGAGGAAAATGGGAGCAGAGCATGAATGAAAAGTGGACGACCCTAATCCGTTCACCCTTTGCAGATGTGCGGGATCAGTTCAGGAAGTGGCGCGAGGAGACCGGCCGCCACAGCGAGGAGGTGGTGCAGCTGTGGGTGGCGGTGCTGGAGGACAAAGTGCACAAGACCGGCAACGAGCGCCACCTTATCTTGGAGCAGGTGATCATAGCGGCTTTGGACACTGCCCGCTTCGACATCGCTACCCAGTGCACCAAGCAGCTGGCCCTGGAGTTTCCGGGCAGTCTGCGCGTGATGAAGTTCAAGGCGATGCGCTACGAGGCGTTGGAACAGTACGACGAGGCGGATGAGGTGTTAGATGTCATAATTGCCAAGGACGAGACCAATGCCGCGCCCCGAAAGCGCAAGATTGCCATTCTGAAGGCACGCGGTCGACGGGTGGAGGCCATCAAGGAGCTCAACGAATATCTGAAAAAGTAATGAGTAGGGGATCGATAGTGTCACAGGAATACccctaaaaaatgtatattccCGCAGGTTTATGTCCGATCAGGAGGCTTGGCATGAACTGTGCACCTTGTACTTGGCTATGGGCGAATTTGGCAAGGCGGCTTTTTGCATGGAGGAGGTTCTGCTGCACAATCCCCACAGTCATCTGATACACCAGCGGCTGGCGGAAATTCGCTACACAATGGTGAGCCTCTAGGGAGTTATATTTAAGCGTAAAATCCTTTTACAAACCTCTTTTCCCTACAGGGCGGCGTCGAGAATGTGGAATCAGCTCGCACTTACTACTCCCAGGCCCTGAAGCTCAACCCTCACAACTTGCGTGCCTTGTATGGGATTTACTTGTGCTGCAACTACTTGGCCAACTCGAGGGCTGTTAGCTCCAAGCGCAAGGAGCTACAAAAGCTGGCACAATGGGCCCTGGAACAGGTGTCGGAGCACACGACCAAACAATCCACAATCAAAAACAACGACAAACTGATTATGTCACTGGAGGCTGCCTTAGCGAACCTGGAAATCAAATCGAATTGACCAACAAAAGCACTAATGGATATCATCCCGTTCGTGTAATAGATGCCAGAAAGTAATGATTCCAAATATTCTCAGAAATGGGTTTTCAGTTTCTGTTTCTTAAGCGAAAATAACATAGATAAAGCATTAAAAGAAGTGGGAGTTAACAACTATTTTATTGTCAAAGCATACAAGCTAGTATTTTTTGATGTTAAAGAATTGGTGATGGCTTCGAGTTCGGATTTATAGCCTTGAGTATATTGGGTAGGCAAAAATAGTTCTGTAATAAAGTTAGAGAAATTATTTATCCGAGATGGCTGGCATTCCATTGAAACTTCAAGACAAGACTCAGGCATTGCTTTCTTAATTTACGgcttactttattttatatctttttgGGTGACCTCCATTTCGAAAACAAGAGCACACTTAATCTGGCCCACGAATTGATGCAACATTAATCGGACATTGAACGGCATTCACAATGCTGTTAAAACGAGCACAATATTTACTCAGAAGATAGGTGCTATTATACTATACCCGCTGTTGATCGTCTCATGAGTCCATTGACTCgctttattgtaaaaattgctTCAATGCACTAGATTAATTCTCACTAGGCTCGTGCATGTCCAACATCGTCATACATCTGCATATGCACATACGCGCACACTCGGTTCATggcatgtgt
Above is a genomic segment from Drosophila kikkawai strain 14028-0561.14 chromosome 3R, DkikHiC1v2, whole genome shotgun sequence containing:
- the LOC108071455 gene encoding ER membrane protein complex subunit 2; translated protein: MALNYEEMSWSDVRDQFRKWREETGRHSEEVVQLWVAVLEDKVHKTGNERHLILEQVIIAALDTARFDIATQCTKQLALEFPGSLRVMKFKAMRYEALEQYDEADEVLDVIIAKDETNAAPRKRKIAILKARGRRVEAIKELNEYLKKFMSDQEAWHELCTLYLAMGEFGKAAFCMEEVLLHNPHSHLIHQRLAEIRYTMGGVENVESARTYYSQALKLNPHNLRALYGIYLCCNYLANSRAVSSKRKELQKLAQWALEQVSEHTTKQSTIKNNDKLIMSLEAALANLEIKSN